Proteins encoded within one genomic window of Gadus chalcogrammus isolate NIFS_2021 chromosome 6, NIFS_Gcha_1.0, whole genome shotgun sequence:
- the LOC130384131 gene encoding protein RUFY3-like isoform X3: protein MSDLTPQTDVPTPTTDKITQAARETIYLCNFRVSVDGEWLCLRELNDISLTPDPEPTHEDPKDPIAIERLNLMNMAKLSIKGLIESALNLGRTLDSDYAPLQQFFVVMEHCLKHGLKTKKTFLGQNKSFWGALELVEKLTPEAGEITASVKDLPGLKTPLGRGRAWLRLALMQKKLSDYMKTIINRKDLLSEFYEANALMMEEEGAVIAGLLVGLNVIDANLCMKGEDLDSQVGVIDFSMYLKDSGNSSKSTEGDGQITAILDQKNYVEELNRHLSASVNNLQAKVDVLEKSNTKLTEELAVANNRIITLQEDVERVKEESSYQMESNRKALRSDAAVPVATDGQSLGETRKQLKEETLLRLDVEKELEVQIGMKQEMELSMKMLEKDVCEKQDALVELRTQMEDIRTFNQQLTHKAQSSEASSKQKGDIITGLEDKINQMAGTVKQLESRSKQAQRERDLAQEANRLFKQEFGDKIESLQTEVEHLRKQRYKLDLELRRERARKSDQPFGTQPTVPSVPQKGRPHTEQAVTRHSLKVNVPDSEKAQEDASEDKTAEGSPTPSSECEDVKEKSVLELSQLSICTICEQEESLTRIKKRCKNCSGVFCESCLTNELPLPSSILPENVCDTCYFLLLQQYASSPT, encoded by the exons ATCCAAAGGATCCCATTGCCATCGAGAGGCTGAACCTGATGAACATGGCCAAGCTGAGCATCAAAGGCCTGATCGAGTCGGCGCTGAACCTCGGCCGCACGCTCGACTCGGACTACGCGCCTCTCCAACAGTTCTTCGTGGTGATGGAGCACTGTTTGAAACACGGGCTGAAAA CCAAGAAGACGTTCCTGGGGCAGAACAAGTCCTTCTGGGGGGCGTTGGAGCTGGTGGAGAAGCTAACACCTGAGGCAGGAGAGATCACTGCAAGTGTAAAAGACCTGCCTGGTCTCAA AACACCCCTAGGAAGAGGACGAGCCTGGCTGCGATTGGCCTTAATGCAGAAGAAACTCTCTGATTACATGAAGACCATCATCAACAGGAAGGACCTGCTAAG TGAGTTCTACGAAGCGAACGCCttaatgatggaggaggagggagcggtCATCGCAGGGCTTCTAGTGGGCCTCAATGTGATCGACGCCAACCTCTGCATGAAGGGAGAAGACTTGGATTCACAG GTCGGCGTCATCGATTTCTCAATGTACCTCAAAGACAGCGGCAACAGTAGCAAGAGCACAGAGGG AGACGGTCAGATCACGGCAATTCTCGATCAGAAAAATTATGTGGAGGAGCTAAACAGACATTTAAG TGCGTCCGTAAATAACCTGCAGGCTAAGGTGGATGTTCTTGAGAAGTCCAATACCAAGCTAACGGAGGAG CTCGCAGTGGCTAACAACAGGATCATCACCTTGCAAGAGGATGTGGAGCGAGTAAAGGAAGAGAGCTCTTACCAGATGGAGTCAAACCGAAAG GCCTTGAGAAGCGATGCAGCAGTACCAGTAGCCACAGATGGACAATCACTGGGAGAAACCCGCAAACAGCTGAAGGAGGAAACCCTACTACGCCTg GACgtggagaaggagctggaggtCCAGATCGGCATGAAGCAGGAGATGGAGCTGTCCATGAAGATGCTGGAGAAGGATGTTTGCGAAAAGCAGGACGCCCTGGTGGAGCTCCGGACGCAGATGGAGGACATCCGCACCTTCAACCAACAGCTGACCCACAAGGCACAG AGCTCCGAGGCCAGCTCCAAACAAAAGGGAGACATCATCACCGGCCTGGAGGACAAGATAAACCAGATGGCCGGGACGGTCAAACAGCTGGAGAGCAG ATCCAAGCAGGCTCAGAGGGAGCGGGATCTGGCCCAGGAGGCCAACCGCCTGTTCAAACAGGAGTTTGGGGACAAGATTGAGAGTCTGCAGACGGAGGTGGAGCACCTGAGGAAACAGAG GTACAAGTTGGACCTGGAGCTGAGAAGAGAGAGGGCCCGAAAGAGCGATCAACCTTTTGGCACCCAGCCCACAGTGCCCTCTGTGCCACAGAAGGGACGGCCGCACACGGAGCAAGCTGTAACGCGACACAGCCTC AAAGTGAATGTCCCGGACTCTGAGAAGGCCCAGGAAGACGCTTCAGAAGACAAAACAGCCGAGGGTTCACCCAC GCCCTCGTCTGAATGTGAAGATGTAAAG GAGAAATCAGTGCTGGAGCTGAGCCAGTTGTCCATCTGCACTATCTGTGAACAGGAGGAGTCTCTTACGAGGATTAAG AAGCGGTGCAAGAACTGCAGTGGGGTTTTCTGTGAGAGCTGCCTGACCAACGAGCTGCCGCTACCCTCGTCCATCCTCCCGGAGAACGTGTGCGACACCTGCTACTTCCTGTTGCTACAGCAATACGCCTCGAGTCCCACCTGA
- the LOC130384081 gene encoding mitogen-activated protein kinase 1, whose product MATAAVSATAGSGSGAELVRGQAFDVGPRYSNLSYIGEGAYGMVCSAYDRDNKIRVAIKKISPFEHQTYCQRTLREIKILLRFKHENIIGINDIIRTPTIDQMKDVYIVQDLMETDLYKLLKTQHLSNDHICYFLYQILRGLKYIHSANVLHRDLKPSNLLLNTTCDLKICDFGLARVADPDHDHTGFLTEYVATRWYRAPEIMLNSKGYTKSIDIWSVGCILAEMLSNRPIFPGKHYLDQLNHILGILGSPSQEDLNCIINIKARNYLLSLPLRCKVPWNRLFPTADPKALDLLDKMLTFNPHKRIEVEEALAHPYLEQYYDPTDEPVAETPFTFDMELDDLPKETLKELIFAETARFQSAFRS is encoded by the exons ATGGCGACAGCTGCGGTGTCTGCGACTGCTGGCTCCGGGTCGGGAGCCGAGCTGGTCCGTGGGCAGGCCTTCGACGTCGGGCCTCGCTACAGCAACCTCTCGTACATCGGGGAGGGCGCCTACGGAATGGTGTG CTCTGCCTACGACCGTGACAACAAGATCCGGGTGGCCATCAAGAAGATCAGCCCCTTTGAGCACCAGACGTACTGCCAGCGCACGCTGCGAGAGATCAAGATCCTGCTGCGCTTCAAACACGAGAACATCATCGGGATCAACGACATCATCCGGACGCCCACCATCGACCAGATGAAGGACGT ATACATCGTTCAGGATCTAATGGAGACGGACCTGTACAAGCTGCTGAAGACCCAGCATCTGAGCAACGACCATATCTGCTACTTCCTCTACCAGATCCTGAGAGGGCTCAAATACATCCACTCGGCTAACGTGCTGCACCGTGACCTCAAGCCCTCCAACCTCCTACTAAACACCACCTGTGATcttaag ATCTGTGACTTTGGATTGGCGCGCGTGGCTGATCCCGACCACGACCATACGGGGTTCCTAACGGAGTACGTGGCCACGCGCTGGTACCGGGCGCCAGAGATCATGCTCAACTCCAAA GGTTATACCAAGTCCATAGACATCTGGTCGGTGGGTTGTATTCTGGCTGAGATGTTGTCCAACAGGCCAATATTTCCTGGGAAACACTACTTGGACCAGCTCAACCACATTTTGG GGATCTTGGGCTCCCCCTCCCAGGAAGACCTGAACTGCATCATCAACATCAAGGCCAGGAACTACCTGCTGTCTCTGCCGCTGCGCTGCAAGGTGCCCTGGAACCGCCTCTTCCCTACCGCCGACCCAAAAG CGCTGGATCTGTTGGACAAGATGCTGACCTTTAACCCCCACAAGAGGATTGAGGTGGAAGAGGCTCTGGCGCACCCGTACCTTGAGCAGTACTATGACCCCACAGACGAG CCCGTGGCTGAGACGCCCTTCACCTTCGACATGGAGCTGGACGACCTGCCCAAAGAGACGCTGAAAGAGCTGATCTTTGCAGAAACGGCCCGCTTCCAGTCCGCCTTCAGGTCCTAA
- the LOC130384132 gene encoding G-rich sequence factor 1-like, producing MSAKCKSLFLLHRCATARHVTLLTKSLSRVTTQDKALTGLGTDRWTNIQQHQYHNWSFPVTPSLHIFTKTQSAFKVIHLGLCTKTGPSDDSDYPPLPVYSLESETAKNEVYIVHAKGLPWACTAEDVLQFFAECRIRDGVKGIHLTLNRQGKPNGQAFVEMEHEEDVSKALEKHRQYLGMRYVEVYEVSDGEAETILKTSASQPAPSVAPNVASSDGVVRIRGLPFSSNEYDIQTFFSGLDIVEDGVTIVRDLKGRNSGEAFVRFASQDMADEALQRDRGHIGNRYIEVFASASSQIRTSWKSKEWVQSDSSPSHDGQPRPSPPWAEHNAASNPATTLHYVHMRGVPFHSTGRDIAHFFSPLALSKILVEFGPDGRPKGEADVFFRSHQDAVSAMSRDRLHMGGRYIELFLNSTNTNMSDDD from the exons ATGTCTGCCAAGTGTAAATCTCTGTTTTTGCTACATCGGTGTGCGACTGCAAGGCATGTCACCTTGTTGACAAAGAGCTTATCGCGGGTCACGACGCAGGACAAAGCGCTGACAGGTCTTGGGACAGATAGATGGACAAATATCCAGCAACACCAGTATCATAACTGGTCATTTCCAGTCACGCCGTCCTTACACATCTTTACCAAAACCCAGTCTGCGTTCAAAGTCATCCACCTTGGCCTCTGCACTAAG ACAGGGCCGTCTGATGACAGCGACTATCCCCCGCTGCCAGTCTACTCGTTGGAGTCCGAAACTGCGAAAAATGAGGTGTACATCGTCCACGCTAAAGGTCTCCCGTGGGCATGCACAGCTGAAGACGTGCTGCAGTTCTTCGCGG AATGCAGGATCCGTGACGGGGTGAAGGGCATTCACCTGACGCTGAACAGACAGGGGAAGCCCAACGGACAGGCCTTTGTTGAGATGGAGCATGAAGAGGATGTGAGCAAGGCCCTGGAGAAGCACAGACAGTACCTTGGCATGCGCTACGTTGAAG TGTACGAGGTGTCCGACGGCGAGGCGGAGACCATCCTGAAGACGTCGGCCAGCCAGCCGGCGCCCAGCGTGGCGCCCAACGTGGCGAGCAGCGACGGCGTAGTGCGCATAAGAGGGCTGCCCTTCAGCTCCAACGAGTACGACATCCAGACGTTCTTCTCGG gGCTGGATATAGTGGAAGACGGAGTCACCATCGTGCGAGACTTAAAGGGGAGGAACTCAGGCGAGGCCTTTGTGCGCTTCGCTTCCCAGGACATGGCTGACGAAGCTCTGCAACGCGACAGAGGCCACATAGGCAACAG GTACATTGAGGTGTTTGCCAGCGCCAGCAGCCAGATCCGCACCAGTTGGAAGAGCAAAGAATGGGTCCAGAGCGACTCGTCTCCGTCCCACGACGGTCAGCCCCGACCCTCCCCTCCGTGGGCGGAGCACAACG CGGCCTCCAACCCAGCCACCACGTTACATTACGTGCACATGAGGGGCGTGCCCTTCCATTCTACCGGACGAGACATCGCCCAC TTCTTCTCCCCACTGGCCCTGTCCAAGATCCTGGTTGAGTTTGGGCCGGACGGGCGGCCCAAGGGGGAGGCGGACGTGTTCTTCAGGTCCCACCAGGATGCAGTGTCAGCCATGTCCAGAGATAGGCTGCATATGG gtggGAGATACATTGAGTTGTTTCTCAACTCCACAAATACTAACATGA GTGATGATGACTGA